The proteins below come from a single Acidimicrobiia bacterium genomic window:
- a CDS encoding branched-chain amino acid ABC transporter permease has translation MDVVAILRDGVLAMIGPVTAAYAVSAISLNLQFGYTGLLNFGQVAFMMVGAYGMAITVEAGGSLWLGIPVGILVAVVLGLVLGLPTLRLRADYLAITTIAVAEALRLIVRSSWAEPLTNGVFGIQGFANAFFDLNPFPGGAVYGFGRWTVTGRSLWMMIVSWVVVCLLALVVRRLIKSPWGRVLRAIREDEDATSSLGKNVFGYKLQSLMLGGAIGAVSGILLAIEQQNVTPDAYLPRLTFILYVIVILGGAGTILGPIIGALIFQFVFFAFDGFMSQAQANIDWVGNLLTPAEAGQVKLILVGVGLMVLMIFRPQGIVGDLNESLIDDH, from the coding sequence ATGGATGTCGTAGCGATCCTCCGTGACGGGGTTCTCGCCATGATCGGCCCGGTGACCGCCGCGTACGCAGTGTCGGCCATCAGCCTGAACCTCCAGTTCGGATACACGGGTTTGCTCAACTTCGGCCAGGTTGCATTCATGATGGTCGGTGCGTACGGAATGGCCATCACCGTCGAGGCAGGTGGCTCTCTGTGGCTCGGTATCCCGGTCGGGATCCTTGTCGCTGTTGTCCTCGGACTCGTTCTCGGACTTCCGACCCTCCGGCTGCGGGCTGACTATCTCGCCATCACAACGATCGCCGTCGCAGAAGCGCTGCGGCTCATCGTGCGGTCCTCATGGGCAGAGCCGTTGACGAACGGGGTCTTCGGCATCCAGGGCTTCGCCAATGCATTCTTCGACTTGAACCCGTTCCCCGGAGGCGCCGTGTACGGGTTTGGGCGCTGGACGGTGACGGGAAGGTCGCTGTGGATGATGATCGTCAGCTGGGTTGTCGTGTGTCTTCTCGCGCTCGTCGTGCGTCGCCTGATCAAGAGCCCATGGGGCAGGGTCCTTCGGGCGATCCGTGAGGACGAGGACGCAACGAGCTCCCTCGGCAAGAATGTGTTCGGCTACAAACTGCAGTCACTCATGCTCGGTGGCGCCATCGGCGCAGTGTCGGGCATCCTGCTTGCGATCGAGCAGCAGAATGTGACACCCGATGCCTACCTGCCGCGGCTCACCTTCATCCTGTATGTCATCGTGATACTCGGCGGGGCAGGCACCATTCTTGGACCCATCATCGGCGCGCTCATCTTCCAATTCGTCTTCTTCGCGTTCGACGGGTTCATGTCCCAAGCGCAGGCGAACATCGACTGGGTTGGGAACCTCCTGACACCGGCGGAAGCGGGACAGGTCAAGCTCATCCTCGTCGGGGTGGGACTGATGGTGTTGATGATCTTCCGCCCGCAGGGCATTGTTGGCGATCTGAATGAGAGCCTCATCGATGACCACTGA
- a CDS encoding CBS domain-containing protein yields the protein MRTTVAHILSHKGREVWSVDSATSVFDALELMADKNIGALVVIDAGVLVGIISERDYARKVILRGRESRHTPVADIMTQHPVTVTPVKTVRECMALMTANRFRHLPVVDGGTLYGVVSIGDVVRAVIDEQEFVIDQLEGYITG from the coding sequence ATGCGCACAACGGTCGCACACATTCTTTCCCATAAGGGAAGGGAGGTCTGGAGTGTCGACAGCGCGACATCGGTCTTTGACGCACTGGAGCTCATGGCGGACAAGAACATCGGTGCCCTTGTCGTCATTGACGCCGGCGTGCTGGTCGGCATCATCTCGGAGCGCGACTATGCGAGGAAGGTCATTCTCCGTGGTCGCGAATCGCGGCACACGCCCGTTGCCGACATCATGACGCAGCATCCGGTCACGGTGACGCCGGTCAAGACCGTCCGCGAGTGCATGGCGCTGATGACGGCGAACCGGTTCCGTCACCTCCCGGTCGTCGACGGTGGCACCCTCTACGGTGTCGTGTCGATCGGCGATGTCGTTCGAGCCGTGATCGACGAACAGGAGTTCGTGATCGATCAACTCGAGGGATACATCACCGGATAG
- a CDS encoding FkbM family methyltransferase, with amino-acid sequence MTVDGTVDADTARFRSWEEYDWVVLEAESMQGQDRSFYERVISEMHPVFGSSGMVVFSKHEMPFTGDTASVDVIHNRLHQLRAAFLEAHAPLEFGGTSRTTAYLGDRRFLTELIWGQALIVDPQDISTSPVLIRDGYFELEESRLFRASLFPGATVIDIGANYGYYTVLAGEIVGPTGTMYAIEPNPHMVAYLKENIRINGYDNITTVTPKAAHSHTTTVTLLVYSRLHGSSLLDSLRERIGLSHSALEEFEQDEIRPLEVGTTSLDELLPRGTRVDVIKSDTQGSEPLIIRGADRVLRENPHIKLFIEFAPSLVAATLPPSDFIIELRELGFEIRRIEPGGPLSSPSMDALMARAVSDLYLDRSRT; translated from the coding sequence GTGACCGTTGACGGCACGGTTGATGCCGATACGGCACGATTCCGTTCCTGGGAGGAATACGACTGGGTGGTGTTGGAAGCCGAGTCGATGCAAGGTCAGGACCGGTCGTTCTACGAGCGTGTGATCAGCGAAATGCATCCAGTCTTTGGTTCGAGCGGCATGGTGGTGTTTTCCAAACACGAGATGCCTTTCACGGGTGACACCGCATCGGTTGATGTGATACACAACCGCCTCCATCAACTACGGGCTGCCTTCTTGGAAGCCCACGCTCCACTCGAATTCGGAGGCACATCGAGAACAACGGCCTATCTGGGAGACCGCCGTTTCCTCACCGAGCTGATCTGGGGCCAAGCCCTCATCGTGGATCCACAAGATATCTCCACATCACCCGTGTTGATCCGTGACGGCTACTTCGAACTCGAAGAATCCCGACTCTTCCGCGCTTCGCTGTTTCCTGGCGCCACCGTGATCGACATTGGAGCCAACTATGGCTACTACACGGTTCTTGCCGGCGAAATCGTCGGACCTACCGGAACCATGTATGCCATCGAACCCAACCCCCACATGGTGGCCTACCTCAAAGAGAACATCCGCATCAACGGCTACGACAACATCACCACCGTGACTCCCAAAGCCGCCCACTCCCACACAACCACCGTCACCCTCTTGGTCTACTCCCGGCTCCACGGATCGTCTCTGCTGGACTCCCTCAGGGAGAGAATCGGTCTCAGCCACTCCGCTCTCGAAGAGTTCGAACAGGACGAGATACGACCATTGGAGGTAGGCACAACATCGCTCGATGAGTTGTTGCCCCGAGGGACCCGAGTCGATGTCATCAAATCCGACACACAGGGATCCGAACCCCTCATCATCAGAGGAGCCGACCGGGTCCTGCGCGAGAACCCTCACATCAAACTCTTTATCGAGTTCGCCCCGTCGCTTGTCGCTGCGACCCTGCCGCCCAGCGACTTCATCATCGAACTCAGAGAGCTGGGCTTCGAGATACGCCGCATAGAGCCAGGCGGCCCGCTGAGCTCGCCCTCGATGGATGCGCTGATGGCGCGAGCCGTGAGCGATCTGTATCTTGATCGATCCCGGACCTGA
- a CDS encoding class I SAM-dependent methyltransferase yields the protein MRSFLKSLLRPFVRVLRRLWQPTTDAVAVGIDQTRELGVMVERAIMAAESGSVSRDELMNQLNMIWLEVNHLVRGPGNNQEATSQRSQINSRLNELEVLIKRHGETHAELSAYTGHRLRDVADHSLLARQSLEDLRAELDRLRSDMDPARVTKISDLSQSQAAFLNYADGPWGFKAQAGVWFNWPFNIEHQIGGAVIREVNERIVELPFVYASMIGLKPGAHVLDLGCTESPVAFSLACLGYNVVAIDLRNYPLSHPRLTTVMNSFETWDPPQTPFDAVISLSSIEHFGLGAYGGLESRENEADRKDADRKAMAKLHAITADDGLLVLTAPFGVYGVDELQRTYDLDHLMALLEGWAIEEASLARRASSSQWEVIGGLDRSDDMMQEGARGVAMVRARRRPR from the coding sequence ATGCGCAGCTTCCTGAAGAGCCTCCTCCGACCATTTGTCCGTGTGCTCCGGCGCCTGTGGCAACCCACGACAGATGCCGTCGCGGTTGGCATCGATCAGACCCGCGAACTGGGCGTCATGGTCGAACGCGCGATCATGGCCGCCGAATCGGGCTCCGTTTCCCGAGACGAGCTCATGAATCAGCTCAACATGATCTGGCTGGAGGTCAATCACCTGGTTCGCGGCCCCGGCAACAACCAAGAGGCAACATCCCAGCGCAGCCAGATCAACAGTCGACTCAATGAGCTCGAGGTGTTGATCAAGCGCCACGGTGAGACCCATGCTGAACTCAGCGCCTATACCGGACACAGGCTGCGGGATGTCGCTGACCATTCGCTCCTGGCTCGACAGTCTCTTGAGGACCTCCGAGCAGAGCTCGATCGTCTGCGGTCCGATATGGACCCGGCCCGGGTGACCAAGATCAGCGACTTGAGCCAATCGCAAGCCGCCTTCCTGAACTATGCCGATGGGCCTTGGGGTTTCAAGGCCCAGGCAGGAGTCTGGTTCAACTGGCCTTTCAACATCGAGCACCAGATCGGCGGCGCAGTCATTCGGGAGGTGAACGAGCGGATTGTCGAGCTGCCCTTCGTCTACGCCAGCATGATCGGCCTCAAACCCGGCGCCCATGTTCTCGACCTCGGCTGTACCGAGAGCCCTGTTGCATTCTCCCTCGCCTGCCTCGGCTACAACGTCGTGGCCATCGATTTGCGCAACTACCCGTTGTCGCATCCGCGACTGACAACCGTCATGAACTCATTCGAAACCTGGGACCCCCCGCAGACACCGTTTGATGCCGTGATTTCGCTGTCGTCAATCGAACATTTCGGTCTGGGAGCGTACGGCGGGCTCGAATCACGCGAGAACGAGGCCGACCGGAAGGATGCCGATCGGAAGGCGATGGCGAAGCTCCACGCCATCACGGCCGACGACGGGCTGTTGGTACTCACCGCGCCGTTCGGCGTCTACGGGGTCGACGAGCTGCAAAGAACCTACGACCTTGATCACCTCATGGCCCTCCTCGAAGGCTGGGCGATCGAGGAGGCAAGCCTCGCCCGTCGCGCATCTTCGTCGCAATGGGAAGTCATCGGGGGGCTCGATCGCTCAGATGACATGATGCAGGAGGGAGCCCGGGGTGTTGCGATGGTCCGGGCGCGGCGTCGGCCCCGTTGA
- a CDS encoding glycosyltransferase family 1 protein: MGTEDQLPLILDIQGAQSQLHPERGIARYVFELSKALWESNPERIHAIVANARLGMTDAVRFFAGTGKLAWNNSSGDHIIPPRRRFGYYQMSPFELAGFEEQLPRYARSSEALTIVTAFDFIPLRFPEQYLSDPDWNARYTTRLSMVRDADAVLAISESTARDTVELVGATENRVSVIGTGVSTLFRPSADRAQALAELQDGLTGIRPGFIFSVAGVDSRKNLGGLLKAYSGLPRSMRQDHQLVVTCRLSDQQRADILATASDLGIESDLLLTGTVADGTLLRLYQTTRLFVFPSLWEGFGLPLAEALACGAPAICSDRGALPEVLPRRECQFDPENSTEVTEAIANALQRPTDQLESKELGDTIVERFSWQRVATRALKAIDEMQADAQRRRFTVWNPHPRWAFVMSTQSSMELRKNTELAKAIAQHVDLDVFVADLDDTDAPGPYVTRRLADLAAWDSFMPYDAVVYCNSADEIPTAVHEVMGRSQRKLTLVNRELPHETADHLLSLGGLIGVFSSFFADHLTMSGAQVRVVELPVGLGSPSGFRPPRIPGLIALLGQPTADRLGLMAVNAARGGASADPPLRFVISSVGRQTEVLMDTVEQKAASGRVELIDDGASPERRLWMNRAAGAIQWWDPKSADSVQQIEDCLSSALPTMVVSADGTSPFPEGVVRNINLPSSTEEFRVTAAGFVADRRALAELADGARGYAQQNSFDALADRIIDLLELSTV; encoded by the coding sequence ATGGGAACAGAAGACCAGCTGCCGCTCATACTCGACATCCAGGGCGCTCAGAGCCAGCTTCACCCGGAACGAGGCATCGCCCGCTATGTCTTCGAATTGTCGAAGGCGCTCTGGGAATCGAATCCCGAACGGATCCATGCGATCGTTGCCAACGCCAGACTCGGCATGACAGACGCTGTTCGCTTCTTCGCCGGCACAGGGAAACTCGCTTGGAACAACTCTTCGGGCGACCACATCATCCCGCCGAGGCGGAGATTCGGGTATTACCAGATGTCACCATTCGAATTGGCTGGGTTCGAGGAGCAGCTTCCACGCTACGCTCGAAGTAGCGAAGCCCTGACGATCGTCACAGCTTTCGACTTCATTCCACTGCGATTCCCAGAACAGTACCTCTCCGACCCTGACTGGAACGCGCGATACACCACTCGGCTATCCATGGTCAGGGATGCAGACGCCGTGCTCGCTATCTCGGAATCAACAGCTCGAGACACGGTCGAGCTCGTTGGCGCCACGGAGAATCGGGTTTCGGTGATCGGGACCGGTGTCTCCACCCTGTTCCGACCATCCGCCGATAGGGCACAGGCGTTGGCGGAGTTACAGGACGGGCTCACCGGAATACGACCCGGTTTCATCTTCAGCGTTGCGGGAGTCGACTCGCGAAAGAACCTCGGTGGACTCCTCAAGGCCTACTCCGGCCTCCCCCGCTCGATGCGTCAGGACCACCAGCTGGTCGTGACCTGCAGGCTCAGCGACCAACAGCGCGCTGACATCTTGGCCACTGCCTCGGACCTCGGGATCGAATCGGACCTCCTGCTGACGGGAACCGTCGCCGACGGCACGCTGCTACGCCTCTATCAGACGACGAGGTTGTTCGTCTTCCCTTCACTCTGGGAAGGGTTCGGACTGCCCTTGGCGGAAGCCCTTGCCTGCGGTGCACCGGCCATTTGCTCTGATCGGGGCGCCCTGCCAGAGGTCCTGCCTCGTCGGGAATGTCAGTTCGATCCGGAAAACAGCACAGAGGTGACTGAGGCGATTGCCAACGCGCTCCAGCGTCCCACCGATCAATTGGAGAGCAAAGAGCTCGGTGACACGATCGTGGAACGCTTCAGCTGGCAACGCGTGGCGACGAGGGCGTTGAAAGCGATCGACGAGATGCAGGCCGATGCCCAGCGCCGCAGGTTCACCGTTTGGAACCCCCACCCTCGATGGGCGTTCGTGATGTCGACGCAGTCTTCGATGGAACTCCGCAAGAACACGGAGTTGGCGAAGGCGATTGCTCAACATGTCGACCTGGATGTCTTCGTGGCGGACCTCGACGACACCGACGCGCCTGGCCCGTATGTCACCAGGAGACTCGCTGATCTGGCGGCTTGGGATTCCTTCATGCCCTACGACGCCGTTGTGTACTGCAATTCGGCGGATGAGATCCCGACTGCCGTGCACGAGGTGATGGGCCGAAGCCAGCGAAAGCTCACGCTCGTGAACCGTGAGCTGCCGCATGAGACCGCAGATCATCTGCTCAGCCTCGGAGGTCTCATCGGAGTGTTCTCCTCGTTCTTCGCGGATCACCTCACCATGAGTGGGGCCCAGGTCCGAGTCGTCGAGCTCCCCGTTGGGCTCGGCAGCCCATCTGGCTTCCGACCCCCTCGCATCCCAGGGCTGATCGCGCTGTTGGGTCAGCCTACGGCCGATCGATTGGGTCTCATGGCCGTGAATGCGGCACGGGGCGGGGCATCAGCTGACCCTCCTCTCCGGTTTGTCATTTCGTCGGTGGGACGGCAAACCGAAGTGCTGATGGACACCGTGGAGCAGAAGGCAGCGAGCGGCCGGGTCGAGTTGATCGACGATGGGGCATCGCCGGAGAGGCGGCTATGGATGAACCGAGCGGCTGGCGCCATCCAATGGTGGGATCCGAAATCGGCCGACTCGGTCCAACAGATCGAAGACTGTTTGAGTAGCGCCCTGCCGACGATGGTGGTCTCCGCCGACGGAACAAGCCCATTTCCCGAGGGCGTGGTCCGAAACATCAACCTTCCCTCCTCCACGGAGGAGTTCCGAGTAACGGCCGCGGGCTTTGTTGCCGATCGAAGAGCTCTCGCGGAACTCGCCGACGGCGCCAGGGGCTACGCGCAGCAGAACTCATTCGATGCCCTCGCGGACCGCATCATCGACCTGCTCGAGCTGTCGACGGTCTGA
- a CDS encoding ABC transporter ATP-binding protein, with translation MTDPLLTATKVRAGYIPGVDVLRGVDLHVDPGELVGIIGPNGAGKSTLIKAVFGLVSVRDGEVRLNGEDITNRAAHDLVRAGVGYVPQRANVFPSLTVQENLEMGLFTDPKRWDERIPTVERLFPLLAQRSHQKAGSLSGGERQMVAMGRALMTAPSLLLLDEPSAGLSPANQSLVFRRVREIADSGVSVLMVEQNARRCLEIADRGYVLDQGANAYTGTGHELLHDENVIGLYLGTLGRTD, from the coding sequence ATGACGGATCCGCTACTGACCGCGACCAAAGTGCGTGCCGGGTACATTCCGGGGGTCGATGTGCTGCGTGGCGTCGATCTCCATGTCGATCCCGGCGAACTCGTTGGCATCATCGGGCCGAACGGTGCAGGGAAGTCGACCCTCATCAAGGCCGTGTTCGGCCTTGTGAGCGTACGCGACGGCGAAGTGCGTCTCAACGGCGAGGACATCACGAACCGGGCCGCGCACGACCTCGTCAGGGCGGGTGTCGGCTATGTGCCGCAACGGGCGAATGTCTTCCCGTCCCTCACCGTTCAAGAAAACCTCGAGATGGGCTTGTTCACCGATCCCAAGCGATGGGATGAACGGATCCCGACCGTTGAACGCCTCTTTCCGCTTCTTGCGCAACGGTCACATCAGAAGGCAGGTTCGCTGTCGGGGGGTGAGCGCCAGATGGTGGCCATGGGCAGGGCCCTGATGACGGCGCCGTCCCTCCTCCTCCTCGACGAGCCGTCGGCAGGTCTCTCGCCAGCAAATCAGAGCCTTGTCTTCCGCCGGGTCCGAGAGATCGCCGATTCGGGAGTGTCGGTGCTGATGGTCGAGCAGAACGCTCGACGGTGCCTCGAGATCGCGGACCGGGGGTATGTCCTCGACCAGGGAGCCAACGCGTACACCGGTACCGGCCACGAATTGCTCCACGACGAGAATGTCATCGGCCTGTACCTCGGCACGCTCGGGCGAACCGACTGA
- a CDS encoding ABC transporter ATP-binding protein, whose product MTTERHHRLDGVEAVPGVPKPDPIVTIDGLRKSFGGLHAVDVHHLEIERHTITSLIGPNGAGKTTLFNLISGFDDPDHGHWDLNGGPLIGIPAYRVARRGMVRTFQLTKSLARLTVIENMHVADQKNPGETLRGALFGGWARAERAATDKARALLDRFGLAHMQDEFAGSLSGGQRKLLEVARALMVDPEVIMLDEPMAGVNPALTQSLLGHITSLRDDGMTVIFIEHDMDVVQEISDWVVVLAEGEVIAEGPPRAIANNEMVIDAYLGRQHGEEAT is encoded by the coding sequence ATGACCACTGAACGCCACCACCGGCTCGATGGCGTCGAAGCCGTCCCGGGCGTGCCAAAGCCCGATCCGATCGTCACGATCGACGGGCTGCGCAAGTCCTTCGGCGGGCTCCACGCGGTCGATGTGCACCATCTCGAGATCGAGCGGCACACGATCACCTCCCTGATCGGTCCGAATGGAGCAGGGAAGACCACCTTGTTCAACCTCATCAGCGGATTCGATGACCCCGACCACGGACACTGGGACCTCAACGGAGGACCGCTCATCGGAATACCTGCCTATCGCGTCGCGCGTCGCGGCATGGTCCGTACCTTCCAGTTGACGAAGTCCCTCGCGCGGTTGACCGTCATCGAGAACATGCATGTCGCCGACCAGAAGAACCCCGGCGAGACGCTTCGGGGAGCTCTCTTTGGGGGTTGGGCCCGGGCCGAGCGCGCCGCCACCGACAAGGCACGAGCGTTACTCGACCGATTCGGGCTGGCACACATGCAGGACGAGTTCGCCGGATCCCTCTCGGGGGGGCAGAGGAAGCTCCTCGAAGTTGCCCGCGCCCTCATGGTCGACCCTGAAGTGATCATGCTCGACGAACCAATGGCTGGGGTGAACCCGGCCCTGACCCAGTCGCTCCTCGGGCACATCACGAGCCTCCGTGACGACGGCATGACGGTGATCTTCATCGAACACGACATGGATGTCGTGCAGGAAATCTCGGACTGGGTCGTCGTCCTCGCCGAAGGTGAGGTCATCGCAGAGGGTCCGCCGCGGGCGATTGCGAACAACGAGATGGTGATCGACGCATACCTCGGTCGACAGCATGGGGAGGAGGCCACATGA
- a CDS encoding enoyl-CoA hydratase/isomerase family protein: protein MDYQNLDMWRDGDIGFIALDRPHELNALSFAMLRELISAANQIASSDLRSVVIAGNGRSFSSGFDVSALESVLVAEADTAQRYEAAQLGGAVADAIEALPQITIAALHGHVVGGAVVLAAACDLRVADRDTVFSIPEVDLGIPLAWGGVARLVREFGSAIAKELILTCRPFTAEEGRMAGFLNAITEPGSAMDTAKELAMHIAGKPRLPVVTTKRHVAEILAGDLSRDDALGLISALDDDESTTARNAYLARFRR, encoded by the coding sequence ATGGACTATCAGAATCTCGACATGTGGCGCGATGGCGACATCGGCTTCATCGCGCTCGACCGACCACACGAGCTCAACGCCCTGTCGTTTGCAATGCTCCGCGAACTCATCTCGGCAGCGAATCAGATCGCGTCATCGGACCTGCGCTCGGTCGTCATCGCGGGGAACGGGCGCTCCTTCTCATCCGGATTCGATGTGTCCGCCCTCGAATCCGTCCTCGTTGCCGAAGCCGACACCGCGCAGCGCTACGAAGCAGCGCAGCTCGGCGGCGCGGTCGCCGACGCGATCGAGGCACTGCCACAGATCACGATCGCGGCACTCCACGGACATGTCGTCGGCGGAGCGGTCGTCCTCGCGGCAGCGTGTGACCTGCGCGTCGCCGATCGCGATACCGTGTTTTCGATCCCGGAGGTCGACCTCGGCATTCCCCTTGCGTGGGGAGGGGTCGCCCGCCTCGTACGGGAATTCGGGTCAGCGATCGCCAAGGAGCTGATCTTGACATGCCGGCCCTTCACCGCCGAGGAGGGGCGGATGGCTGGCTTCCTCAACGCGATCACCGAACCGGGCTCGGCCATGGATACCGCAAAGGAATTGGCTATGCACATCGCGGGCAAGCCCCGCCTCCCCGTGGTGACGACGAAGCGCCATGTCGCGGAGATCCTCGCAGGCGATCTGTCCCGGGACGACGCCCTCGGACTCATCTCGGCCCTCGACGACGATGAGTCAACCACCGCCAGAAACGCCTACCTTGCCCGGTTCCGCCGGTAG
- a CDS encoding ferredoxin, translated as MADASLMVWIDQDLCTGDGICEEIAPDVFIGRDDGLWVVKETASNWGADIVFDGNQAPDGSRGVARVPNDQVDIVVEAAEECPGECIMIEPFDQETFDKRGA; from the coding sequence ATGGCTGACGCTTCATTGATGGTGTGGATCGACCAGGATCTGTGCACCGGAGACGGGATCTGCGAGGAGATCGCTCCCGATGTCTTCATCGGACGAGACGACGGGCTCTGGGTGGTCAAGGAAACGGCCTCGAACTGGGGAGCCGACATCGTCTTCGACGGCAACCAGGCGCCAGACGGCAGCCGTGGTGTTGCACGAGTCCCGAACGACCAGGTGGACATCGTCGTGGAGGCGGCCGAGGAGTGCCCCGGCGAGTGCATCATGATCGAGCCATTCGATCAGGAGACCTTCGACAAACGCGGGGCGTAG
- a CDS encoding branched-chain amino acid ABC transporter permease: MLRVIKGLACVCTVVVAVLAFTGSAFAEGEGIGGTLIAVTGDERVPVEGVRIAVSQDGSVIGEGTSDADGVWSVLVPGPGAYTVELDTTTLPEDVSLTDPDRSTLDDIVVQQGRQRTVLFPLGESTAGSSPAYQRAGALFFAGLKLGAVIALSAVGLSLIYAVTRLVNFAHGEMVTIGAVLAYFFSTSVAGPGWSLVVAGLVAVLLGAGFGLVQDRGMWRPLRKRRMGVVSMMVVSIGLSFALRYLILVIFGGTRRFYDEFTGQSPIDILGIPVVPKNLATIVVGVVVLGLVGLFLQKTRTGTALRAVSDNPDLSESSGIDVDRVVTLTWTMAGGLAALGGVFFGLTEAVQWDMGFRLLLLIFAAVVLGGLGTAYGAMLGAFVVGIAVEMSTLFFPSELKAAVGLIILIIMLLIKPQGLLGTRERVG, translated from the coding sequence GTGCTTCGTGTCATCAAGGGTCTCGCCTGTGTTTGCACTGTGGTTGTCGCGGTGCTCGCCTTCACGGGCTCGGCGTTCGCAGAAGGAGAGGGCATCGGCGGAACGCTGATTGCCGTGACGGGTGACGAGCGCGTCCCCGTCGAGGGCGTGCGGATTGCGGTCTCACAAGACGGTTCGGTCATCGGCGAGGGAACGAGCGACGCAGATGGCGTGTGGTCCGTTCTCGTTCCCGGGCCCGGCGCCTACACCGTCGAACTCGACACCACGACTCTCCCCGAGGATGTCTCCCTCACCGACCCTGACCGATCGACCCTCGACGATATCGTCGTGCAACAGGGACGGCAACGCACCGTCCTGTTCCCCCTTGGCGAAAGCACGGCAGGATCGTCGCCCGCCTATCAAAGGGCCGGAGCCCTGTTCTTCGCGGGCCTGAAGCTCGGCGCTGTGATCGCACTCAGCGCGGTTGGGCTCTCGCTCATCTACGCGGTGACCCGACTCGTCAACTTCGCGCACGGCGAGATGGTCACGATCGGCGCCGTGCTCGCCTACTTCTTCAGTACCTCCGTCGCAGGGCCCGGATGGAGTCTTGTGGTTGCCGGGCTCGTTGCGGTGTTGCTCGGAGCAGGTTTCGGCCTGGTGCAGGACCGTGGGATGTGGCGGCCGCTTCGCAAACGGCGGATGGGTGTCGTGTCGATGATGGTCGTGTCGATCGGCTTGTCGTTCGCGCTCCGCTACCTCATCCTCGTGATCTTCGGAGGCACACGGCGTTTCTACGACGAGTTCACCGGTCAGTCCCCGATCGACATTCTTGGTATACCGGTCGTCCCAAAGAACCTCGCGACGATCGTCGTCGGTGTGGTCGTCCTCGGGCTCGTCGGCTTGTTCCTCCAGAAGACGAGGACTGGAACGGCGCTCCGCGCCGTCTCGGACAACCCGGACCTTTCCGAGTCATCCGGTATCGATGTCGACCGGGTCGTGACCCTGACTTGGACCATGGCGGGCGGTCTTGCGGCGCTCGGCGGCGTGTTCTTCGGGCTGACCGAAGCGGTCCAATGGGACATGGGCTTTCGCCTGCTGCTGTTGATCTTTGCGGCAGTCGTCCTCGGAGGCCTCGGCACCGCGTACGGCGCGATGCTCGGGGCCTTCGTCGTTGGTATCGCCGTGGAGATGAGCACCTTGTTCTTCCCGTCGGAGCTCAAAGCAGCCGTCGGTCTCATCATCCTCATCATCATGCTCTTGATCAAGCCACAGGGGCTGCTCGGCACCCGCGAGAGGGTCGGTTGA